The Cucumis melo cultivar AY chromosome 6, USDA_Cmelo_AY_1.0, whole genome shotgun sequence genome includes a region encoding these proteins:
- the LOC103493431 gene encoding transcription factor bHLH123-like isoform X1 has translation MAEEFQSTGNWWEAASRISPSSSSITTFVDHSDSAAAASDPNLHIMGLGLDWNQPLFRGGGEKAAEGSFRSMLQPDNMNLNMEETGQQQQQQQQEQQQQQIQWMRSEKLYSGESPATEFKPINRGFSLDHHHHHHHHHQHQAQPQFSSPSHYSSGDSAVTSYPIDTNANLYGNSATLLQGLLAAGGEQQQQPQQQISMGMNFPYNSHFGMNSGELMTGGASWSPSKVPQYLRNSPPKAAAGGNPHSQLQFSNNTAFWNASDMKEVRPSYFAPSYNPAAGFTEKSKNISEVGDSVTTKKSGNDNNQQSAAAKRPRNETPSPLPAFKVRKEKMGDRITALQQLVSPFGKTDTASVLSEAIEYIKFLHEQVSVLSTPYLKSGAVVQQQHQQQRNEKSIKEGEGGKQDLRSRGLCLVPVSSTFPVTHETTVDFWTPTFGGTFR, from the exons ATGGCGGAGGAGTTTCAGAGCACTGGAAACTGGTGGGAAGCGGCTTCTAGAATATCCCCTTCTTCCTCCTCCATCACCACCTTTGTCGACCACTCCGactccgccgccgccgcctccGATCCCAATTTGCACATCATGGGTTTAGGCCTCGATTGGAACCAACCCCTCTt TAGAGGTGGCGGAGAGAAGGCGGCGGAGGGAAGTTTCCGGTCGATGCTACAACCGGAtaatatgaatttaaatatgGAAGAAACAGGGCAGCAACAGCAACAGCAACAGCAAGAACAGCAACAGCAACAGATTCAATGGATGAGATCGGAGAAGCTATATTCAGGGGAATCTCCGGCGACGGAATTCAAACCAATAAACAGAGGATTTTCGTtagatcatcatcatcatcatcatcatcatcatcaacatcaagcTCAACCCCAGTTCAGTAGTCCTTCTCACTACAGCTCCGGCGACAGTGCCGTTACCAGTTATCCAATCGACACCAACGCGAATTTGTACGGAAATTCCGCAACATTATTACAAGGCTTATTAGCTGCCGGCGGCGAACAACAACAACAGCCACAACAACAAATCTCAATGGGTATGAACTTCCCTTACAATTCCCATTTCGGAATGAACTCGGGGGAGTTAATGACAGGAGGAGCGTCATGGTCGCCGTCTAAAGTGCCTCAGTATTTAAGAAACTCGCCGCCGAAAGCGGCAGCGGGAGGAAATCCACATAGTCAGTTACAATTTTCGAATAATACGGCGTTTTGGAACGCGTCGGATATGAAAGAGGTTAGGCCGAGTTATTTTGCGCCGTCGTATAACCCCGCGGCGGGTTTTACCGAGAAATCAAAg AATATATCGGAAGTGGGTGATTCGGTAACAACGAAAAAAAGTGGAAATGATAATAATCAGCAATCAGCCGCTGCCAAAAGGCCCAGAAATGAAACGCCTTCACCATTGCCAGCTTTTaag GTGAGGAAAGAGAAGATGGGGGACAGAATCACTGCGCTCCAACAACTGGTTTCACCTTTCGGAAAG ACTGATACAGCTTCAGTGCTTTCTGAAGCAATTGAATACATAAAGTTTCTCCATGAACAAGTCAGT gtTTTGAGCACTCCATATTTGAAGAGTGGAGCTGTAGTACAGCAACAACATCAGCAGCAG agaaatgagaaatcaattaaagaaggagaaggaggaaAGCAAGATCTAAGAAGCAGAGGGCTTTGTTTAGTTCCAGTTTCAAGTACATTTCCGGTCACTCACGAAACCACAGTTGATTTTTGGACTCCAACCTTCGGTGGAACCTTcagataa
- the LOC103493431 gene encoding transcription factor bHLH123-like isoform X2, whose amino-acid sequence MAEEFQSTGNWWEAASRISPSSSSITTFVDHSDSAAAASDPNLHIMGLGLDWNQPLLGGGEKAAEGSFRSMLQPDNMNLNMEETGQQQQQQQQEQQQQQIQWMRSEKLYSGESPATEFKPINRGFSLDHHHHHHHHHQHQAQPQFSSPSHYSSGDSAVTSYPIDTNANLYGNSATLLQGLLAAGGEQQQQPQQQISMGMNFPYNSHFGMNSGELMTGGASWSPSKVPQYLRNSPPKAAAGGNPHSQLQFSNNTAFWNASDMKEVRPSYFAPSYNPAAGFTEKSKNISEVGDSVTTKKSGNDNNQQSAAAKRPRNETPSPLPAFKVRKEKMGDRITALQQLVSPFGKTDTASVLSEAIEYIKFLHEQVSVLSTPYLKSGAVVQQQHQQQRNEKSIKEGEGGKQDLRSRGLCLVPVSSTFPVTHETTVDFWTPTFGGTFR is encoded by the exons ATGGCGGAGGAGTTTCAGAGCACTGGAAACTGGTGGGAAGCGGCTTCTAGAATATCCCCTTCTTCCTCCTCCATCACCACCTTTGTCGACCACTCCGactccgccgccgccgcctccGATCCCAATTTGCACATCATGGGTTTAGGCCTCGATTGGAACCAACCCCTCTt AGGTGGCGGAGAGAAGGCGGCGGAGGGAAGTTTCCGGTCGATGCTACAACCGGAtaatatgaatttaaatatgGAAGAAACAGGGCAGCAACAGCAACAGCAACAGCAAGAACAGCAACAGCAACAGATTCAATGGATGAGATCGGAGAAGCTATATTCAGGGGAATCTCCGGCGACGGAATTCAAACCAATAAACAGAGGATTTTCGTtagatcatcatcatcatcatcatcatcatcatcaacatcaagcTCAACCCCAGTTCAGTAGTCCTTCTCACTACAGCTCCGGCGACAGTGCCGTTACCAGTTATCCAATCGACACCAACGCGAATTTGTACGGAAATTCCGCAACATTATTACAAGGCTTATTAGCTGCCGGCGGCGAACAACAACAACAGCCACAACAACAAATCTCAATGGGTATGAACTTCCCTTACAATTCCCATTTCGGAATGAACTCGGGGGAGTTAATGACAGGAGGAGCGTCATGGTCGCCGTCTAAAGTGCCTCAGTATTTAAGAAACTCGCCGCCGAAAGCGGCAGCGGGAGGAAATCCACATAGTCAGTTACAATTTTCGAATAATACGGCGTTTTGGAACGCGTCGGATATGAAAGAGGTTAGGCCGAGTTATTTTGCGCCGTCGTATAACCCCGCGGCGGGTTTTACCGAGAAATCAAAg AATATATCGGAAGTGGGTGATTCGGTAACAACGAAAAAAAGTGGAAATGATAATAATCAGCAATCAGCCGCTGCCAAAAGGCCCAGAAATGAAACGCCTTCACCATTGCCAGCTTTTaag GTGAGGAAAGAGAAGATGGGGGACAGAATCACTGCGCTCCAACAACTGGTTTCACCTTTCGGAAAG ACTGATACAGCTTCAGTGCTTTCTGAAGCAATTGAATACATAAAGTTTCTCCATGAACAAGTCAGT gtTTTGAGCACTCCATATTTGAAGAGTGGAGCTGTAGTACAGCAACAACATCAGCAGCAG agaaatgagaaatcaattaaagaaggagaaggaggaaAGCAAGATCTAAGAAGCAGAGGGCTTTGTTTAGTTCCAGTTTCAAGTACATTTCCGGTCACTCACGAAACCACAGTTGATTTTTGGACTCCAACCTTCGGTGGAACCTTcagataa